A genomic region of Pseudomonas migulae contains the following coding sequences:
- a CDS encoding LysR family transcriptional regulator gives MNRNDLRRVDMNLLVIFEALMFEKNLTRVAEKLFMGQPAVSAALGRLRDLFDDPLLLRNGRGMEPTGRALAILKELQPAMDVISGAVSRAKEFDPTTSCDVFRIGLSDDAEFGLFPPLLRQLQEEAPGIVVVVRRANYLLMPALLASGEISVGVSYTTDLPANAKCKKLRDIPCKVLRGDKRPGTLTLDEYCERPHAMVSFSGDLSGNIDLDLAKIGRSRRVVLGVPQFSGLRALLAGTEMIATVPDYAACALVEGCALRAEDPPFPIEAAQLSMAWSGVHDNDPAERWLRSRISEFMSRSLPIGG, from the coding sequence ATGAACCGTAACGATCTGCGTCGCGTCGACATGAACCTGTTGGTGATTTTCGAGGCGTTGATGTTCGAAAAGAATCTGACCCGCGTCGCTGAAAAACTGTTCATGGGGCAACCGGCGGTGAGTGCTGCGCTGGGACGGTTGCGGGACCTGTTCGACGATCCGTTGTTGCTGCGCAATGGTCGCGGCATGGAGCCGACCGGGCGGGCGCTGGCGATTCTCAAGGAGTTGCAGCCGGCAATGGATGTCATTTCCGGGGCGGTCAGCCGGGCGAAGGAATTCGATCCGACGACAAGCTGCGATGTGTTTCGCATCGGGTTGTCGGACGATGCCGAGTTTGGCTTGTTTCCGCCGTTGCTGCGGCAATTGCAGGAGGAGGCACCGGGGATTGTCGTGGTGGTGCGTCGCGCCAACTATCTGCTGATGCCGGCGTTGCTGGCGTCGGGGGAGATTTCTGTGGGGGTGAGTTACACCACGGATTTGCCGGCGAATGCCAAGTGCAAGAAGTTGCGGGACATTCCGTGCAAGGTGCTGCGCGGAGACAAGCGGCCGGGGACGCTGACGCTCGACGAGTATTGCGAACGGCCTCATGCGATGGTGTCGTTCTCTGGTGATTTGAGCGGCAACATTGATCTGGATCTGGCCAAGATCGGGCGGAGTCGGCGGGTGGTGCTGGGGGTTCCGCAGTTCAGTGGGTTGCGGGCGTTGCTGGCCGGGACCGAGATGATTGCCACGGTGCCGGATTATGCGGCGTGTGCGTTGGTTGAGGGGTGTGCCTTGCGTGCCGAGGATCCGCCGTTTCCGATTGAAGCGGCGCAGTTGTCGATGGCCTGGAGTGGGGTGCATGACAATGATCCGGCGGAGCGGTGGCTGCGGTCCCGGATCAGTGAGTTTATGTCGAGGTCTTTGCCGATTGGGGGGTGA
- a CDS encoding DoxX family protein yields the protein MNASRWNERAEDVGLFFLRVSGGLFLLWVHGLPKLLNYSAQLQVIEDPFHLGANVTLMLAIFAEVLCPLLIIFGVLVRLACLPILCLLWVALLVVHPQWSLDEGQFGWLLLILFTSILIAGPGRLALNVRFAGALRYA from the coding sequence ATGAACGCTTCGCGATGGAATGAACGGGCTGAGGACGTCGGGCTGTTTTTTTTGCGGGTCAGCGGTGGATTGTTTCTGCTGTGGGTGCATGGTCTGCCGAAGCTGCTTAACTACAGCGCTCAGCTGCAAGTCATCGAAGACCCTTTTCACCTGGGCGCGAATGTCACGCTGATGCTGGCGATTTTTGCCGAGGTGTTGTGTCCTCTGCTGATCATTTTCGGGGTGTTGGTGCGTCTGGCGTGCCTGCCGATTCTGTGTCTGCTGTGGGTCGCGTTGCTGGTGGTGCATCCGCAATGGAGTCTCGATGAAGGGCAGTTCGGCTGGCTGCTGTTGATTCTGTTCACCAGCATTCTTATCGCCGGGCCGGGACGGCTGGCGCTCAATGTCCGATTCGCCGGAGCTTTGCGTTATGCCTGA
- a CDS encoding antibiotic biosynthesis monooxygenase, translating into MPESNRFEEVVTLVIKHRVKAGFEVAYEAWLRNIVSIAGQQEGHLGVDVIRGKSAGLDLYTCVLRFCSTESMQHWLDSPQRLQLVNEATPMLADGDQTEVNPVNEFWFAPQADTSSPPPRWKQAVVTLLVILPHTLLVPLIWGPLLQLNALLSNYVVATFLITLTIVVSVVYLFMPMATRLFAPWLSSSTQPKETR; encoded by the coding sequence ATGCCTGAATCCAATCGTTTCGAGGAAGTCGTGACCCTGGTGATCAAGCATCGGGTCAAGGCCGGTTTTGAAGTGGCCTATGAAGCCTGGTTGCGCAACATCGTCAGCATCGCCGGGCAGCAGGAAGGGCACTTGGGCGTTGACGTGATTCGCGGCAAAAGCGCCGGCCTCGACCTCTACACCTGCGTGCTGCGCTTCTGTTCCACCGAGTCGATGCAGCACTGGCTCGATTCGCCGCAACGGCTGCAACTGGTCAATGAAGCCACACCGATGCTGGCGGACGGCGATCAGACCGAGGTCAATCCGGTCAATGAGTTCTGGTTCGCCCCGCAGGCTGACACCAGTTCACCGCCGCCGCGCTGGAAGCAGGCCGTGGTGACGTTGTTGGTGATTCTGCCGCACACCTTGCTGGTGCCGCTGATCTGGGGGCCGCTGTTGCAGCTCAATGCTTTGCTCTCGAATTACGTGGTCGCCACGTTCCTGATCACGCTGACCATCGTCGTTTCGGTGGTGTACCTGTTCATGCCGATGGCGACGCGGTTGTTCGCGCCTTGGCTGTCCTCTTCCACTCAGCCCAAGGAAACGCGATGA
- a CDS encoding amidohydrolase, translating into MNADLILFNGQFHTVDRENPRASAVAISDGRFVAVGTDAEAMALRGSGTQVIDLKGRCVIPGLNDSHLHLIRGGLNYNLELRWEGVPSLADALRMLKDQADRTPTPQWVRVVGGWNEFQFAEKRMPTLEELNQAAPDTPVFVLHLYDRALLNRAALRVAGYTRNTPNPPGGEIVRDANGEPTGMLVARPNAMILYSTLAKGPKLPLEYQVNSTRQFMRELNRLGLTSAIDAGGGFQNYPDDYQVIEQLAKDQQLTIRIAYNLFTQKPKEELADFKNWTSSVTLHQGDDYLRHNGAGEMLVFSAADFEDFLEPRPDLPQTMEDELEPVVRHLVEQRWPFRLHATYNESISRMLDVFEKVNRDIPFNGLPWFFDHAETITPQNIERVRALGGGIAIQDRMAFQGEYFVERYGAKAAEATPPIKRMLAEGVPVGAGTDATRVSSYNPWTSLYWMVSGRTVGGLELHAEGLSRQTALELFTHGSAWFSSEQGKKGMIKVGQLADVAALSADFFSVDEEAIKWIESVLTVVGGKVVYAAGDFEKLGPASVPVLPDWSPVVKVPGHWRPTSPMQTQVHHCSGPCGVHSHSHEKARLSNAPVSDFAGFWGAFGCSCFAF; encoded by the coding sequence ATGAACGCCGATCTGATTCTATTCAATGGCCAATTTCATACCGTTGACCGTGAAAACCCGCGCGCCAGTGCCGTAGCCATCAGCGACGGCCGATTCGTCGCGGTCGGCACTGACGCCGAAGCCATGGCCCTGCGCGGTTCCGGCACTCAGGTCATCGATCTCAAGGGCCGTTGCGTCATTCCCGGCCTCAACGACTCGCACCTGCACCTGATCCGTGGCGGTTTGAACTACAACCTCGAACTGCGTTGGGAAGGCGTGCCGTCGCTGGCCGATGCCTTGCGCATGCTCAAGGATCAGGCCGACCGCACGCCAACGCCGCAATGGGTGCGCGTGGTCGGTGGCTGGAACGAATTCCAGTTCGCCGAAAAGCGCATGCCGACCCTCGAGGAACTTAACCAGGCCGCGCCGGATACGCCGGTGTTCGTGCTGCATCTGTATGACCGCGCCTTGCTCAACCGCGCCGCGTTGCGCGTGGCCGGTTACACCCGTAACACGCCGAATCCGCCGGGTGGCGAGATTGTGCGCGATGCCAACGGTGAGCCGACCGGCATGCTGGTCGCGCGACCGAACGCGATGATTTTGTACTCGACCCTGGCCAAAGGGCCGAAGCTGCCGCTGGAGTATCAGGTCAACTCGACCCGTCAGTTCATGCGCGAACTCAACCGTCTCGGCCTGACCAGTGCCATCGACGCCGGCGGCGGTTTCCAGAATTATCCGGACGATTACCAGGTGATCGAGCAGTTGGCGAAAGACCAGCAACTGACCATCCGCATCGCCTACAACCTGTTCACCCAGAAGCCCAAGGAAGAGCTGGCCGACTTCAAGAACTGGACCAGCAGCGTGACCCTGCACCAGGGCGACGATTACCTGCGGCACAACGGCGCCGGGGAAATGCTGGTGTTTTCGGCGGCGGATTTCGAAGACTTCCTCGAACCGCGTCCGGACCTGCCGCAAACCATGGAAGACGAGTTGGAACCGGTGGTCCGCCACCTCGTCGAGCAACGCTGGCCGTTCCGTTTGCACGCCACGTACAACGAATCCATCAGTCGCATGCTCGATGTGTTCGAGAAGGTTAACCGCGATATTCCGTTCAACGGGTTGCCGTGGTTTTTCGACCACGCCGAAACCATCACCCCGCAGAACATCGAGCGGGTGAGGGCGCTGGGCGGCGGCATTGCGATTCAGGATCGCATGGCGTTTCAGGGTGAGTATTTCGTCGAGCGTTACGGCGCCAAGGCGGCCGAAGCGACGCCACCGATCAAGCGCATGCTGGCCGAAGGTGTGCCGGTCGGCGCGGGCACCGACGCTACGCGAGTGTCCAGCTACAACCCCTGGACCTCGTTGTACTGGATGGTCAGCGGTCGCACCGTCGGCGGTCTGGAGCTGCACGCCGAGGGGCTGTCCCGGCAAACCGCGCTGGAACTGTTCACCCACGGCAGCGCCTGGTTCTCTTCCGAGCAGGGCAAGAAAGGCATGATCAAGGTCGGCCAGCTGGCGGACGTCGCGGCCCTGAGCGCGGACTTTTTCAGCGTCGACGAAGAAGCGATCAAGTGGATCGAATCGGTGTTGACCGTGGTCGGCGGCAAGGTGGTGTATGCCGCTGGTGATTTCGAAAAACTCGGGCCGGCCAGTGTGCCGGTGCTGCCGGACTGGTCGCCGGTGGTGAAGGTGCCGGGTCACTGGCGCCCGACGTCGCCGATGCAGACGCAGGTTCACCATTGCAGCGGGCCGTGCGGCGTGCATTCCCATAGCCATGAAAAGGCGCGTTTGTCGAATGCGCCGGTCAGCGATTTCGCGGGATTCTGGGGTGCCTTTGGCTGCTCGTGCTTCGCGTTCTGA
- the ycaC gene encoding isochorismate family cysteine hydrolase YcaC — translation MSNVPYKRLNKDDAVVLLVDHQTGLISLVQDFSPNEFKNNVLALGDVAKFFKLPTILTTSFENGPNGPMVPELKEQFPDAPYIPRPGQINAWDNEDFVKAVKATGRKQLIIAGVVTDVCVTFPTLSALAEGFEVFVVTDASGTFNETVQQAAWARMAAAGAQLVNWFSVACELQGDWRNDMEGLANLLSPRIPNYRNLMNSYSVLTSK, via the coding sequence ATGAGCAACGTTCCGTACAAACGCCTGAATAAAGACGATGCGGTTGTCCTGTTGGTCGACCACCAGACCGGCCTGATCTCGCTGGTCCAGGATTTCTCGCCGAACGAATTCAAGAACAACGTGCTGGCCCTGGGTGACGTGGCCAAGTTCTTCAAACTGCCGACTATCCTCACCACCAGCTTCGAAAACGGCCCGAACGGCCCGATGGTGCCGGAATTGAAAGAGCAGTTCCCGGACGCGCCGTACATCCCGCGTCCAGGCCAGATCAACGCCTGGGACAACGAAGATTTCGTCAAGGCCGTCAAGGCCACTGGCCGCAAGCAACTGATCATCGCCGGTGTGGTGACTGACGTGTGCGTGACCTTCCCGACGCTGTCCGCACTGGCCGAAGGGTTTGAAGTGTTCGTGGTGACCGACGCCTCGGGTACTTTCAACGAAACCGTACAACAGGCAGCCTGGGCGCGCATGGCGGCGGCCGGTGCACAACTGGTCAACTGGTTCTCGGTGGCGTGCGAGCTGCAGGGCGACTGGCGCAACGACATGGAAGGCCTGGCGAACCTGCTGTCGCCACGCATTCCGAACTACCGCAACCTGATGAACAGCTATTCGGTGCTCACCTCGAAGTAA
- a CDS encoding mechanosensitive ion channel family protein: MSFIYAHLLSWSALLLVIDAVIWHLAPFKHRVTRVGVRLALFLMFSAVIINAGVSPLQAPLFADDRVAQLGATALGILWWLYAARVLTEVIGLVLMRRIGHSGRLLQDVIGALVFLIAIVAAAGYVLELPVKGLLATSGVVAIVVGLALQSTLSDVFSGIVLNTTKPYQVDDWIMIDGVEGKVLDIDWRATHLLTSAGSTAVVPNSVAAKAKIVNLSRPGNMHGVSISIQVPNHIRPRRVLDALDRTLQGSSSLLLNPAPKAVLKEAGETMSEYVASGFIAELGKKSEVRNQLFDLAHRHLEAAGISRQLDGVIEPTTRARALLDEVKVFRSLSEEERDQMAQSMVAQQYAAGQVVLELGEVPDSLMVIATGVVSATVPDGAGQTEAGRMGPSEVMGEQSILTDTPSQATFTTLTSCIIYRIDKSLTRHCMEQRVEVGRALNKLQAVRQQNSRLALLAKPVPVKKGGFLSWLQKRQQA; the protein is encoded by the coding sequence ATGTCCTTCATCTACGCCCACCTGCTCTCCTGGAGCGCCCTGCTGCTGGTAATCGACGCCGTGATCTGGCACCTCGCGCCATTCAAGCATCGCGTCACACGGGTCGGTGTGCGCCTGGCACTGTTCCTGATGTTCAGCGCGGTCATCATCAACGCCGGCGTCAGCCCCTTGCAGGCGCCGCTGTTTGCCGATGACCGCGTGGCGCAACTGGGTGCCACGGCACTGGGGATCCTCTGGTGGTTGTACGCCGCGCGTGTGCTCACCGAAGTCATCGGCCTAGTGCTGATGCGCCGCATCGGTCATAGCGGTCGCTTGCTGCAGGATGTCATCGGCGCACTGGTGTTTCTGATCGCCATCGTTGCGGCGGCCGGCTATGTGCTGGAGCTGCCGGTGAAAGGGTTGCTGGCGACGTCCGGCGTGGTGGCCATCGTTGTCGGCCTGGCGTTGCAAAGTACCCTGAGCGACGTGTTTTCCGGGATTGTGCTGAACACCACCAAGCCGTATCAGGTGGATGACTGGATCATGATCGACGGCGTCGAGGGCAAAGTGCTCGACATCGACTGGCGCGCCACGCACCTGCTGACCAGTGCCGGCAGTACCGCAGTGGTGCCGAACTCGGTAGCGGCCAAGGCAAAGATCGTCAACCTGAGCCGCCCCGGCAACATGCATGGCGTGTCGATCAGCATTCAAGTGCCCAACCACATTCGCCCGCGCCGGGTGCTCGATGCACTGGATCGCACGCTTCAGGGCAGCAGCAGTCTGCTGCTGAATCCCGCACCGAAAGCGGTGCTGAAAGAGGCCGGCGAAACCATGTCCGAATACGTGGCCAGCGGGTTCATCGCCGAACTGGGCAAGAAAAGCGAAGTGCGTAATCAACTGTTCGACCTGGCCCATCGGCACCTCGAAGCGGCCGGCATTTCTCGGCAGCTCGATGGCGTGATCGAACCGACAACCCGTGCACGGGCGTTGCTGGATGAAGTGAAAGTTTTCCGTTCCTTGAGCGAGGAGGAACGCGATCAGATGGCACAGTCGATGGTTGCTCAGCAATACGCGGCCGGTCAGGTGGTGCTGGAGTTGGGCGAAGTGCCGGACAGTCTGATGGTCATCGCCACGGGTGTGGTCAGCGCCACCGTTCCCGACGGCGCCGGGCAAACCGAGGCAGGTCGAATGGGGCCAAGCGAAGTGATGGGCGAACAGAGCATCCTCACCGATACGCCATCCCAGGCGACCTTCACCACGCTGACCTCGTGCATCATCTACCGGATCGATAAATCCCTGACCCGTCACTGCATGGAGCAACGGGTTGAAGTCGGTCGGGCGTTGAACAAGTTGCAGGCGGTACGGCAGCAGAACAGTCGGTTGGCGTTGCTGGCGAAACCGGTGCCGGTCAAGAAAGGCGGCTTCCTGAGTTGGCTGCAGAAACGCCAACAGGCCTGA
- a CDS encoding alpha/beta hydrolase translates to MNLVKKTLTASLLALAVGNAFAAGSPGVEHNTQAFLEALAAGGGKPLEQLSPKEARAVLTGAQNSVKVDLSGVDVSDRAIKVDGQTINLKIVRPSKVKGELPVFMFFHGGGWVLGDYPTHQRLIHDLVVGSGAVAVYVDYTPSPEAHYPTAINQAYAATRWVAEHGKDIGVDGKRLAVAGNSVGGNMAAVVALMAKEQKTPALRFQLLMWPVTNAQFDTGSYQQFAEGHFLTKGMMNWFWDNYTTDQAERAQVHASPLQASAEQLKGLPAALVQTAEFDVLRDEGEAYARHLDAAGVPVTAVRYNGMIHDFGLLNPLSQIPEVKAAVRQAALELKTHLN, encoded by the coding sequence ATGAACCTCGTCAAGAAAACCCTGACCGCTTCCCTCCTCGCCCTCGCCGTCGGCAACGCTTTTGCCGCGGGCAGCCCAGGTGTCGAACACAACACTCAAGCCTTCCTCGAAGCCCTCGCTGCCGGTGGCGGTAAACCACTTGAACAGTTGAGCCCGAAAGAGGCCCGTGCGGTGCTCACCGGCGCGCAAAACTCGGTGAAGGTTGATCTGTCGGGTGTGGACGTCAGCGACCGTGCAATCAAGGTCGATGGGCAAACCATTAACCTGAAGATCGTGCGTCCGTCCAAGGTCAAAGGTGAATTGCCGGTGTTCATGTTCTTCCACGGTGGCGGCTGGGTGCTGGGCGATTACCCGACTCACCAGCGCCTGATCCACGACCTGGTGGTCGGCTCTGGCGCTGTCGCAGTGTATGTCGATTACACGCCGTCGCCGGAAGCGCACTATCCGACGGCAATCAATCAGGCCTACGCCGCGACCCGTTGGGTGGCCGAGCATGGCAAGGACATCGGCGTCGATGGCAAGCGCCTCGCCGTGGCCGGCAACAGTGTCGGCGGCAACATGGCGGCGGTCGTGGCGTTGATGGCCAAGGAACAGAAAACCCCGGCGCTGCGCTTCCAGCTGTTGATGTGGCCGGTGACCAACGCGCAGTTCGACACCGGGTCGTACCAGCAATTTGCCGAGGGCCACTTCCTCACCAAAGGCATGATGAACTGGTTCTGGGACAACTACACCACCGACCAGGCCGAGCGTGCGCAGGTCCATGCCTCGCCGTTGCAGGCCAGTGCCGAACAGCTCAAGGGCTTGCCGGCAGCGTTGGTGCAAACCGCCGAGTTCGACGTATTGCGTGACGAAGGCGAAGCCTATGCCCGCCACCTCGATGCGGCCGGTGTTCCGGTGACAGCGGTGCGTTACAACGGCATGATCCATGACTTCGGCTTGCTGAACCCGCTGAGCCAGATTCCGGAAGTGAAGGCGGCGGTGCGTCAGGCAGCGCTGGAACTCAAGACTCACTTGAACTGA
- a CDS encoding LysR family transcriptional regulator, which translates to MNPFEDMRIFCQVMDSGSFTAAADQLGLSKQFVSRRLMQLEERLGVRLLNRSTRRLDVTPLGQSYYESALRLLGEVEQVEQGIAGQTTEPRGTIRVSAPLSFALAHLGCLLPVFLQRYRDVTVEVDLSDRPVDLLGEGYDLALRIGTLEDSTLIARRIASIQRVYCASPAYLAERGTPLKPEDLHAHDCLPYGHGRQVQWRFEGQGKPLAVNVTGRMRVNNGELLKDAAIAGMGITYLPTFIVGAALKDGRLVPVLDDFRPEPLTLSAVYPQHRQSSRPVQALIEFLRERLDQAEGGL; encoded by the coding sequence ATGAACCCGTTCGAAGATATGCGCATTTTTTGCCAGGTGATGGACTCCGGCAGCTTCACCGCTGCGGCCGATCAACTGGGCCTGTCCAAGCAGTTCGTCAGCCGACGCTTGATGCAACTCGAAGAGCGCCTCGGCGTGAGACTGCTCAACCGTTCCACACGACGGCTTGACGTCACGCCGCTGGGCCAGAGTTATTACGAGTCGGCGCTGCGCCTGCTCGGCGAGGTCGAGCAAGTGGAGCAGGGCATCGCCGGCCAGACCACCGAACCGCGCGGCACCATTCGCGTGAGTGCGCCGTTATCGTTTGCGCTGGCGCACCTGGGCTGCCTGCTGCCGGTGTTCTTGCAGCGCTATCGCGATGTCACGGTGGAAGTGGATTTGAGCGATCGCCCGGTGGATTTGCTCGGCGAGGGCTACGACCTGGCGTTGCGCATCGGCACCCTCGAAGACTCGACGCTGATCGCCCGACGCATCGCCTCCATCCAGCGCGTGTACTGCGCCAGCCCGGCTTACCTGGCCGAGCGTGGCACGCCGCTCAAACCTGAAGACTTGCACGCGCATGACTGCCTGCCGTACGGCCACGGGCGTCAGGTGCAATGGCGTTTTGAAGGGCAGGGCAAGCCACTGGCGGTCAACGTCACCGGGCGGATGCGCGTGAATAACGGGGAGTTGCTCAAGGATGCGGCCATTGCGGGGATGGGGATTACGTATCTGCCGACGTTCATTGTCGGGGCGGCGTTGAAAGACGGACGACTGGTGCCGGTCCTGGATGATTTCCGACCCGAGCCGCTGACGTTATCGGCGGTGTACCCGCAGCATCGCCAGAGTTCGCGACCGGTGCAGGCGCTGATCGAGTTTTTGCGCGAGCGGCTGGATCAGGCTGAAGGAGGTCTGTAG
- a CDS encoding type II secretion system F family protein, protein MRFHLKAVGKAGVVAMTVEAQGDSEARRIAEDQGLRVVSLHAERHWRALRLHKRETFNLVLFSQELTTLLNAGLPLIDALESLAEKETAPQARKTLSELVRLLYEGKSFSQALAQLSAVFPPLYVALVQSSEKTGAVGDALGRYVSYRQRMDEVRQKIVSASIYPLLLLVVGGGVVLFLMGYVVPRFSLVFEGLGNNLPWLSQILMSSGMFLHAHQGEFFGTLAAIVVALAFLQRQPAFRRGVDRVIEKLPAVHQRIFMYELARFYRSLGILLQGGIPLVTAMGMVRGLLTVASRVRLDQACERVREGQSLSAALELNHLVTPVSLRLLRAGEQSGNLGQMMERSADFYDEEISRWIEWFVRLFEPLLMTFIGLLIGVIVILMYIPIFELASSIH, encoded by the coding sequence ATGCGCTTTCATCTCAAGGCGGTCGGCAAGGCCGGCGTGGTCGCGATGACTGTCGAGGCCCAAGGGGACAGCGAGGCCCGGCGCATCGCCGAAGACCAGGGCCTGCGAGTGGTCAGCCTGCACGCCGAGCGCCATTGGCGCGCCTTGCGATTGCACAAGCGCGAGACGTTCAACCTGGTGTTGTTCAGCCAGGAACTGACCACCCTGCTCAATGCAGGCCTGCCATTGATCGATGCACTGGAAAGCCTGGCGGAAAAAGAAACCGCGCCACAGGCCCGCAAGACGTTGAGCGAACTGGTGCGCCTGCTTTACGAGGGCAAATCGTTCTCCCAGGCGTTGGCCCAGTTATCGGCGGTGTTTCCTCCTCTCTACGTGGCGCTGGTGCAGTCCAGCGAGAAGACCGGCGCCGTGGGCGATGCCCTGGGCCGTTATGTCAGCTATCGCCAGCGCATGGACGAGGTTCGACAGAAGATCGTCAGCGCTTCGATCTACCCCCTGCTGTTGCTGGTGGTGGGAGGTGGCGTGGTGTTGTTTCTGATGGGCTACGTGGTGCCACGCTTCAGCCTGGTGTTCGAAGGTCTGGGCAACAATCTGCCGTGGCTGTCTCAAATCCTGATGAGCAGCGGGATGTTCCTGCATGCCCACCAGGGTGAATTCTTCGGCACCTTGGCGGCCATCGTCGTCGCCCTCGCCTTCCTCCAGCGCCAACCGGCCTTTCGCCGGGGCGTGGACCGGGTGATCGAAAAACTCCCGGCGGTCCATCAACGCATCTTCATGTATGAACTGGCGCGCTTCTACCGCTCTCTGGGGATTCTGCTGCAGGGCGGCATCCCCCTCGTCACCGCCATGGGCATGGTCCGCGGCCTGCTCACCGTCGCCTCCCGCGTGCGCCTCGACCAGGCCTGCGAACGGGTGCGCGAAGGTCAGTCGCTGTCCGCCGCACTGGAGCTCAACCACCTCGTCACCCCGGTGTCCTTGCGCTTGCTGCGCGCCGGCGAGCAGTCCGGCAATCTCGGGCAGATGATGGAACGCAGCGCCGATTTCTACGACGAAGAAATCAGCCGCTGGATCGAATGGTTCGTGCGGTTGTTCGAACCCTTGCTCATGACCTTCATCGGCCTGTTGATCGGGGTCATCGTGATCCTGATGTACATCCCGATTTTCGAGCTGGCCTCGAGCATTCACTGA
- the gspG gene encoding type II secretion system major pseudopilin GspG has protein sequence MNQRLCSAPRHCSPRAQRGFTLLELLVVLVVLGLLAGIVAPKYFAQLGRSEVKVAKAQIEGLGKALDLYRLEVGHYPSTEQGLQALVTAPSDETRWTGPYLQKKLPQDPWGRNYTYRYPGENGEYDLLSMGKDGQPGGEGENAEVTSWQ, from the coding sequence ATGAATCAGCGTCTGTGTAGTGCACCGCGTCACTGTTCACCGCGAGCTCAGCGCGGGTTCACCCTGCTCGAACTGTTGGTGGTGCTGGTGGTGCTGGGGCTGTTGGCCGGCATCGTCGCGCCGAAGTATTTCGCCCAGTTGGGCCGCTCCGAAGTGAAGGTGGCGAAGGCGCAAATCGAAGGCCTGGGCAAGGCACTGGATTTGTATCGACTGGAGGTCGGCCATTACCCCTCGACCGAACAGGGGCTGCAGGCACTGGTCACCGCCCCCAGCGACGAAACCCGCTGGACCGGCCCGTACCTGCAGAAAAAACTGCCGCAGGACCCGTGGGGCCGTAACTACACCTACCGCTACCCCGGCGAAAACGGCGAATACGACTTGCTGTCCATGGGCAAGGACGGCCAGCCCGGCGGCGAAGGCGAAAACGCCGAAGTCACCAGTTGGCAGTGA
- a CDS encoding lytic transglycosylase domain-containing protein, producing the protein MKTLTTGLLGCVLLAGTAQADVFVSVDTKGSYVLSNVHRPGRTYERVIHEPESSLVSLDQQPQMIARQPYAELVSAAATANELPAALLHAVIQAESAYDARARSAKGAGGLMQLMPDTAREMGVTNVYDPKANIQGGAKYLKRLMTLFDNDIALAVAAYNAGPQAVLSRGGVIPPFAETQRYVPSVLRQYRRLQGLAVDAPL; encoded by the coding sequence ATGAAAACACTCACCACAGGGCTGCTCGGCTGCGTGCTGCTGGCAGGCACAGCTCAGGCCGATGTATTCGTTTCCGTGGACACCAAGGGCAGCTACGTTTTGTCCAATGTCCACCGTCCCGGTCGCACCTATGAACGGGTGATTCACGAGCCTGAATCGTCACTGGTCAGCCTTGATCAACAGCCGCAGATGATTGCCCGGCAACCCTACGCCGAGCTGGTGTCGGCGGCCGCCACGGCCAATGAATTGCCGGCGGCATTGTTGCATGCGGTGATCCAGGCCGAGTCCGCCTACGACGCCCGGGCGCGGTCGGCCAAAGGGGCGGGCGGGCTGATGCAATTGATGCCCGACACCGCCCGGGAGATGGGCGTGACCAACGTCTACGACCCCAAGGCCAACATCCAGGGCGGGGCCAAATACCTCAAGCGCCTGATGACCCTGTTCGACAACGACATTGCCCTTGCTGTGGCGGCCTACAACGCCGGGCCACAAGCGGTGCTCAGCCGTGGCGGAGTGATCCCGCCGTTCGCCGAAACCCAGCGTTATGTGCCGAGCGTACTGCGCCAATACCGTCGCTTGCAGGGCCTGGCCGTGGATGCGCCGTTGTGA